The following coding sequences lie in one Trypanosoma brucei gambiense DAL972 chromosome 7, complete sequence genomic window:
- a CDS encoding retrotransposon hot spot (RHS) protein, putative,(fragment) — translation DTFSCNMAWEMIYVNAIYGGVIKTRQRCVNNNTADAEQQTEETQVFWDGIDQYQITFDNKIQKELIIAYHEERKYRDAPAFTRKRGHE, via the coding sequence GATACCTTTTCTTGTAACATGGCATGGGAGATGATATATGTTAATGCTATTTATGGTGGTGTGATTAAGACGCGGCAACGATgtgtgaacaacaacaccgctgATGCTGAGCAACAAACTGAGGAAACACAAGTATTTTGGGATGGTATTGACCAGTATCAAATAACATTTGATAACAAGATACAGAAAGAGCTTATAATAGCGTATcatgaagagagaaaatatcgAGATGCACCAGCATTCACACGGAAACGAGGTCATGAGTAG